In Bradyrhizobium symbiodeficiens, the genomic stretch CCGCCTGATCAATCTCGCCTCCGGCTACGTCTCGATCAAGCACGGGCTGAAGGGACCGAACCATTCGGTGGTCACGGCCTGCTCGACCGGTGCACATGCCGTCGGCGATGCCGCGCGCCTGATCGCGCTGGGCGATGCCGACGTGATGGTCGCAGGCGGCGCCGAATCGCCGATCAGCCGCATCGGCATTGCCGGCTTCAACGCCGCGCGTGCGCTCTCGACCGGATTCAACGACACACCCGAGAAGGCCTCGCGACCCTACGACAAGGACCGCGACGGTTTCGTGATGGGCGAGGGCGCCGGCGTCCTGGTGCTGGAAGAGCTCGAGCACGCCCAGCGCCGCGGCGCCAGGATCTATGCCGAGGTGATCGGCTATGGCCTGTCGGGTGATGCCTATCACATCACGTCGCCGGCGCCCGATGGCGATGGCGGCTTCCGCAGCATGTCGGCCGCGCTCAAGCGCGCCGGCCTGACCGCCTCCGATCTCGACTACATCAACGCGCACGGCACCTCGACGCCGCTCGGCGACGAGATCGAACTCGGTGCCGTCGAGCGTCTGCTCGGCAATGCCGCCTCCAAGGTTGCGATGTCCTCGACCAAATCGTCGACGGGACATCTGCTCGGCGCGGCCGGTGCGATCGAAGCGATCTTCGCCATTCTCGCGATTCGCGATAATGTTGTGCCGCCGACCATCAACCTCGACAATCCGTCGGTGGAGACCGCGATCGATCTCGTGCCGCACACGGCGAGGAAGCGAGAGGTCAACGTCGCCTTGTCGAACTCGTTTGGTTTTGGCGGTACCAATGCGTCGGTGATCCTCCGGCGTTTGGTCAGTTAGTTTGAGTTTGAGACGAATCCACCGTTTTGCCGTATTCGGCGATAGTCATGGAAGTGGGCGCGTGCATTTGGCAGGGCAAGCGATTGTCGGGCCGCGATTGAACCGGCAGGATTCAGGTTGTTTTGATGAGTGAAAGGCCGCCCATTTCGCCCCGGAGTCCGCGGGCAGCGCTCGAGCCCGAGCAGCTCCCGCCGCCGCCGAAGCGGTCGGAGCGTGCGCGCAATCCTTTCGTGGTCGTCGGCAACGCCATCATCACCCTTCTGCTGGTCGCCATGCTCGGCGCCGGCGGCATCTATTATTACGGCCGACAGGTGCTGGAAGCGCCGGGGCCGTTGAAGGACGACAAGATCGTCAACATCCCGCAGCGCGCGGGCAAGCGCGACATCGCCGAGACGCTGAACCGGGAAGGCGTCACCGACGTCAATCCCTGGGTGTTCATCGCCAGCGTCGCCGCGTTGAAGGCGAGCTCGGACCTCAAGCCGGGTGAATATTCGTTCCAGAAGAACGCCTCGCTCCGCGACGTCATCGCCACCATCGTCGAGGGCAAGGTGGTGCAACATGCCGTTACGATTCCGGAAGGGCTCACCTCCGAGCAGATCGTGGCCCGCCTGTCCGACAACGACATCTTCACCGGCAGTGTGCGCGAGCTGCCGCGCGAGGGCACGCTGTTGCCCGAGACCTACAAATTCCCGCGCGGCACCCCGCGCGAGCAGGTGATCCAGCGCATGCAGCAGGCGCACAAGCGCGTGCTCGGCGAGATCTGGGAACGTCGCAATCAGGACATTCCGGTCAAGACGCCGGAGCAGCTGGTGACGCTCGCCTCGATCGTCGAGAAGGAAACCGGCAAGCCGGACGAGCGCAGCCGTGTCGCCGCGGTGTTCACCAACCGGCTGAAGCAGCGGATCAAGCTGCAGTCCGATCCGACCATCATCTACGGCCTCGTCGGCGGCAAGGGCACGCTGGGCCGGCCGATCAAGCGCAGCGAGATCACGCAGCCGTCGCCCTACAACACCTATGTGATCGAGGGCCTGCCGCCGGGTCCGATCGCCAATCCCGGCCGCGCCTCGCTGGAGGCCGCCGCCAATCCGGCGCGCACCCGCGACCTCTTCTTCGTCGCCGACGGTACCGGCGGGCACGCCTTCACCGAGACTTATGACGCGCACCAGAAGAACGTCGCCAAGCTCCGCGCGATGGAGAAGCAGATCCAGAACGACACGGTGGAGCCGGCCGAGGATGCGCCGCCGCCCGCCACCGCCGCCCCCGGAACTGCCGATACGCCTACGGCGACGACGCCGGCGCGCCCCAATCAGCAGAAGAAGCCGCCGGCGGCGCGCCCCGCGGCGCCAGCGCGGCAGGGCGCGGTGCAACCCTCCCCACCGGTGGTCCAGCGCTAGGCGCGCTGCAGACCTGCCCGCGGACTTTGCGGATTCCACTTTCCTGCAAAATAGTCTTAAGTTTCGCGTGGCTTGATGCCTCGCGAATCCCGTGTTTCTGGAGAATTTGACCTGATGGCGCTGTCGTCCATGACCGGCTTTGCCCGAAGCCACGGCGCAAGCGGGCCGTACACGTTCGAATGGGAATTGAAATCGGTCAACGCCAAGGGCTTTGACCTCAGGGTGCGGTTGCCGCAGGGGTTCGACGAGCTCGAGGCCCACGCCAAGAAGCGCGCTGGCGAGCTCTTGTCGCGCGGCACCGTCTACGCCAATCTCACCGTCAAGCGCGCCAACGCCGCTGCCACCGTTCGCGTCAATGAGGACGTGCTTAATGCCGTCCTGAAGGCCGCCGCCGTCATCGCCGGCAAGGTCGACGCGGTGGCGCCGAGCGTCGACGGCCTGCTTGCCATCAAGGGCGTGATCGAGGTCGCCGAGCCCGAGGGCGACGAGGAGGAGGACACGGCCGCGCGTGTCGCCGCAGCCGAGGCCTTCGACAAGGCGCTCGCCGAACTCGTCGAGATGCGCAAGCGCGAGGGCACCTCGCTCGGGCAGATCCTGACCCAGCGGGTCGACGAGGTCGAGCAACTGGCGAAGAAGGCGGAAGGCTCGCCCGGTCGCAAGCCGGAGGCGATCAAGGCGAGGCTTGCCGAGCAGATCGCGAGCCTGCTCGACACCTCAGACCGTTTCGATTCCGACCGCCTGATGCAGGAGGCGATCCTGATCGCCACCAGGGCCGACATCCGCGAGGAGCTCGACCGCATCGCGTCCCACATCGCGCAGGCGCGCGAGCTGATCGGCAAGGGCGGCCCGATCGGCCGCAAGCTCGACTTCCTGGCCCAGGAGTTCCACCGCGAGGTCAACACCTGCTGCTCGAAGTCGAACGACATCGAGCTGACCAACACGGGGCTCGCCATGAAGAACGTGGTCGAGCAGTTCCGCGAGCAGGTCCAGAATCTGGAGTGATCGATGACGAGCGGCGGTCACGGAACTGACGGTGTCGAGCGGCGCGGCTTGATGTTCGTCCTGTCCTCGCCCTCGGGCGCGGGCAAGACGACGCTGTCGCGTCTTCTGATGGACCGGATGTCCGGCCTGAAAATGTCGGTCTCGGCGACCACGCGGCCGAAGCGGCCGGGCGAGGTCGACGGCAAGGACTATCTGTTTGTCGACAAGCCGCGCTTCGAGGCGATGGTGAAGGGCGACGAACTGCTGGAATGGGCCACCGTGTTCGACAACAGCTACGGCACGCCCCGTGGCCCCGTCGAAGCCGCGCTGTCCGCCGGGCAGGACGTGCTGTTCGACATCGACTGGCAGGGCACGCAGCAGCTGCGCGAAAAGGCGCGCGCCGACGTCGTCAGCGTCTTCATCCTGCCGCCCTCGGCGGCCGATCTGGAGAAGCGCCTGCATTCACGCGCGCAAGATTCCGACGAGGTCATCCGCAAGCGCATGAGCCGCGCCAGTCACGAGATGAGCCACTGGGCCGAGTACGACTACATCGTCATCAACCACAACGTTGACGAGGCCTTCGCCGAGGTGCAGTCGATCCTGAAGGCCGAGCGCCTCAAGCGCGAGCGGCGGACTGGCCTCGTTGGTTTCGTGCGAGGTTTGCAAGGGCAGCTTCAGGGCTAGGCTGCGGCAGCCGCGGGCCTTGCGTGGCCAAGCGTTCCAGCATCGCGGTGATCACGTCGACGTCGACGGCATCCTCGATCTGCACATTTTCATCGCGATGGTCTTCGTCGCGAGCGACCGGCTTTTCGGCGCCGGTCTTCCGGGCCGCTAGCCGAGGCGCGGCTTCGATCTCGAAGGCGCCGTCGAAGATGTCGGCCTCGTCGAGTTCGGCGGCCTCGCTGCGAACGGCGGCGGATTGCGCCGCGATCCTGCTGATCTCCCTGGTGAAGGCCGCGAGCTGCGCGGTCTGCTGCGGCCGCGCTTCATCGAAGTCGACCGGGCGCGGTCGCGCGTCCGGCGTCGCACCGAGCCAGGGCGCGCGGCTTTCGTCCTGGTCCTGCATGCCCCAATCGTCCCAACGCCCGCGGCGCTCGGCGACCTGGACGCGCACGCGCCTGCGGGCGAGACGGTAGATGACGCTGGCGAGCAGGCCGGCGAGCGCCAGCGCGCCGCCGATCACGAGCAGCAGCATCTGCAACGAGCCGACCGGTCTGTCGGCGGTGCTGTCTGCCGCGGCCAGGGCCATCGGCGCGGGAGGCTTTGCCGGCTTGGCGCTCGGCGGCGCGGCGGCTGTGATGGGAGCAGGCTGCGGCGTCGGCGGCGCGACGGCGGTCGAGACATCGGGCCAGGGCGTGGCGACGGCAGGTTGCTGCGGGCTGCTGTCGGTGGCTTGGTCCGGCGTCTGTTGCGCCGGCGTCGAGGCTGTGGCCTGCGCGACGGCATTCGACGTCCTGGAGGTGACACCACTCCGTGGCGTCAGATATTCGGCTCGCGCGTCTTGCACCGTCTGCTGCTGCGACGGCGCTGGATCCGTTGTTGGTGCGTCGGTCGTCGCTTGCGCGGCCTGGGTGACCTTGCCGCCTTCGGCGCGCAGATACCAGCATTGCCGCTTCGTCGTGCGCTCGAGACGATAGTACCAGTGTTGCCCCTGCGGCGCGGCGCCCTTCGGCGAGGCAAGGCAGTCGGCGTCTGCACTAGCCGTGGCGGGTGCGTTCGGCGCGGTCTGCGACACCGCAGCCAGTGGTACGCCGGCAATGATGCCGCCGATCAGCGCGGATACGAATTTTGCGGTGCGGTTGCCCATCCTGGTCTCCCGGTTACGCATGACGCAACTCTTAACCAGCCCTTTGTCATCAAAGACTTGGGTGGCAATGAGCCGCAAATCCGGAGAGGATGTGGCCTGAATTGGGCCCGCGGGGCGCCCGTTCCACAGCCAAATCGGACGTCTTTCCGGCTTATTGCTTCGCCGAGCTCCAGGTTCCACCGCAACCATCGGAGCGGCGCCAGGTTCCGGAACCGCTGCGGGTACCGAGGCGTCCGGAGCCGGTGAAGGTCACGCCGTCGCCTTGACCGACCGTGCTGACCGAACCGCTTGGGCTGACGGTGCCAGTGACACCTTGGCCGATCACCTTGCCCGACGAGACCACGACCGCGCCGGACGTGGTGCCGCCGCAGCCGACGCTGGTAACCACCCAGGCGCCGTCAAAGCCGCCGCCACCGCCACTTCCGCCGCTTCGCCGCGACGACGCGCGTGGCTCCTCAGCCGCCGGCTTACTCCGGCGCGCAGGCGCGGCCGGCTCGGCCGAGCGATCCTGGCGCGAGCCGGACATCGACTTTTCGTCATTGCCGATCGAGCCGCCGGCGCTGCCGGACTGCGCAAAGACGGGTGATGAGGCGATGGCGGCGGTGAGGAGGACGGCGAGGGCAATCGTGCGGATGACGACAACAGGCATGAGCAAATATCCAAATTCAAAACGGTATCAGCGGCCAGAGCCGTCGGCGCAGACGGATCCGATAATGCGGCAAGCTTTGCCAGCCTTGCCGCATTCGTCAAGCGCGGCATCCCTGGCGCGCTGTACGCCCTCGCGCTGGACCAGCGACCAGGATTTGTCGGAGATCGCAAACGCGCCGCAGCTTCGCCCGTAGAAGGACAGCTCGATCGGGCATTTAGCGCCGGCACAATTGCCGCGCGCATCGGCGACCGCCGCGCGCCGCGAGGCGTGGTTCCACGAGATGCCCCATTTGCTGTTGTCCGGCCCGTAGACGATCGAGCCCCAGGGCTTGAGATCCTCCATCTTGCGCATGCGCAGCAGCAGGCCTTCGGTGGCTTCACCCGTCGGCGTCATCGAGATCCGCTGCTGGAGCTTGGTGACGGCGCGCGTCAGGCCGTCGGGCGTATCAGGGTCGAAATTGAGCTCGTAGAGCCGCTCGCTGAGCTCACTGAGCAGGGCGGCATCGCGCAAGGGCACGCGGTCGGGATCCGCGCGCAGGCGCTCCGCCGGCAGGGGATCGGGCTGCATCGCCGCGATTTTCGGCGGGGCAGTTTCGGTCGGAGCGACGAAATAGAAGGTGCCGTCGATCGGCGAGGACGACACCCAGGGCTGCTGCGCGCCCGCGGTGGCGCGCTTCACGGCGAGGCCGACCTGGTTGAAGGTCTGGAACACGTCGAGGCCCGCGGTCCGGACCGTCGTCGCCAGCGCCTTCGTATAGGGGCTGTGACCATCGCTGCCGTCCTGTGCGACATTGCCGGGCTGCGTCGCGTAGGAGATCAGCGTGCCCTCGGGCGCGCGCATCTGCGCAAGGCCGCCGTCCGAGGCGCGCAAGCCGCGCGAGCCGAACGGATTGTTGCGGCAGGCGTCCAGGATCACGAGATTGAGCCGCGTGCCCGAGCCCTGCATCTGGCGCAGCACGAGGTTGACGTCGGTCATCTGGAAATCGACGTCGGCCTCGCGCGTCGGATTGGCGCCGACGGGCACGAGATAGTTGGAGCCGGCGACCTGCACGCCGTGGCCGGCGTAGTAGAACAGCGCGACGTCGGCGCCCTGGACCTGGCGGCCGAAGTTCTGCACCGCGATGTCCATCGCGCCCTTGTCGAGATCGAGCTGGGCGCGTCCGCCCACCAGCGTGAAGCCGAGCAGGCCCAGCGTCTCCGCCATCAGGCTCGCATCCTTGGAGGGATTGTCCAGCGGCGTGATGTTCTTGTAAGCGGAGTTGCCGACCACCAGCGCGATGCGCTTCTCGGCCGATGCCGGGTGTGCGGTGACGACCAGCAAGGCCAGCGCCGCCAGCCCCAAAACGCGATCGAAAATCCTCGCGCGCATCCAAATTCCCCAAAATAATGGCATGAGTGTATCAGCCCGCCGAGCCGCCGAAAAGTGGGCCAGGCTCGTGTCCCGGACAAGCCGCAACACGCATGCGTTGCGTTGCGTCCGGGGCACGAGAGCGGGGCGTGACGCTCGCTCTCCAAGTCATCATTGCGAAGAGCTCTTGCGACGAAGCAATCCAGACTTTCCGCGGAGGCAGTCTGGATTGCTTCGCTGCGCTCGCAATGACGGAGCAAGGTGCACAGTCGGTGCTGTCCAACTTTCAATTCAACTTGCAGACGCGCGCTCGCATTCCCGCGGCGCGTTTCGCCCGAGCTCTGCAGGTCGTTTCGCGCTCTTTGAAAGACCAAAGGGCGCAGGGAAGGCCGGGCGCCGGCGGCACCCGCAATCCGTGCGCAACAGAAATGCACACGGGGTGGACCACAGGTGTTGCCGGTCGCCCGGCCTTCCCTGCGCGGCTGGTTTTAACGGTGTCCTTCGTGCTCTCCCCGGGGAGCGATGCACTATTGCCCCCGTCGCCTTGCGGATGGCTGATGCACGTGCCCGGTCGGGCCGCCGCATCACCGCAAGCCTTGACGCCAGAACCCGGGCGTCAGGACCACACGACTTCTCCGTCCGCGGACGGCCCCGTCGAAATCCCCGAAGGCTTGCGTGTGCTCGCCCTCAGGTCTCGACAAGACCGCTATGACTGCGCCGTGTCGTATCGCGTCGCCTGAGGACTCACGGTTGCCCGCCCTGTCATCACGCATCCGCGCCGGCGCTGCCGCGTCCACCGCACCCCGGCCCGCATCTCGTGACGATCGCGAAGCGCCCCTTTGGTAGGGCCGGGATGGCGCCTCTGTGCCACAAATCCGAAATTCGGGAAAGTGGAATATTTTTGACGCGAGGGCTTGACGGGTGTTTTGCCCGACGCCTCTCCGAAGCCGCCGTCAGTTCTGTTTGCGATGCTGCATAGCGGAAACGCGCCCCATCGCGCGAATGACCCAAACGGACCTCTGGGGACGTGCTCGCTTAGTCGGCGCTCGTCGAGCAAGGTTCACGCTATTTCAGAAAATTTCGCGGCTCCTCAGGGCCCGCGTACGGTCATAGGATTGGATCATCCGCGCGAAGATGCTGCAATTCCAATCCCGTTCATTCCGATCTCGGACGTTGGCGCCGGAAGCGCATCCGCTCGTCGAAGCGGGCCTAGCCAAGAACAAAAGCGCAAGGGGGGACTATCATGTCCGTGTTGTCACGCCGCGATTTTCTGGCACTTTCGACGTCAGCCGCAGTTGTCGGACTCGCCGCGCCCGCGCGAGCCGCAATGGGGCCGAACGACAAGTACGATCTGGTCATCCGGGGCGGCGAGGTGCTCGACCCCAGCCAGTCGCTGCGCGCCAGACGCGATATCGGCATCCGCTGGGGCGTGATCGAAACGGTGCAGGAGGCGATCCCCGCCGAGCGCGCGCTGAAGAGCATCGACGCGTCAGGCAAGCTCGTGATGCCCGGTCTCATCGATCTGCATTCTCACGTCTATCCCTACGGCTCGGCGATCGGCATTCCCGCCGACGAGCTGGTGCAATTCCAGGCCACGACGACCGTCGTCTCCGCGGGCGACGCCGGGGTCAACAATCTGGCGGCGTTGCGCCGGTTCATCGTGGCCCAGACGCGCGCGCGGATGTATGCCTTCGTCCATATCGCCAATAACGGCCTGTCGGCATTCCCGGCCGCCGAGCTGTACAATATCGACGTCGCACAGACCGAAGCCTGCGCGATGGCGCTCGCCGAGAACGCCGATTTCCTGCTCGGCGTCAAAGTGCGGATGTCGGAGAACGTGATCTACAAGCACGGGCTCGAGCCGCTGAAGCGCGGCATCCAGGCTTGCGAGATGTGCGGCTGGCCGGCGAAGATGATGGTGCATATCGGCGGCGTCGAGTCCAAGGAGCTGATGTCGCAGATCCTCGATTTGCTGCGCCCCGGCGACGTGTTGACGCACGCCTATTCGGGCGCACCGAACATGTCCAACGTCTTCACCAATATCGTGCAAGAGGGCAAGCTGCTGCCTGCAGCCCTGGCGGCCAAGCAGCGTGGCGTCATGTTCGACGTCGGTCATGGCGGCGGCAGTTTCGATTTCACCGTGGCGGAAATCGCGATCCCCGGCGGATGCACGCCCGACACGATCTCCTCCGACATCCACGTCTTCTCCGGCAATTCGCCGGGGATTCCGTTCCTGCCCAACGTGATGAGCAAGTTCATGACGCTGGGCTTCACGCTGGAGCAGGTGGTCGCGATGGCCACCGCGGCGCCGGCGAAAATCATCAACCGCGCGCCGAAGATCGGCACGCTGCAAGTCGGAGCGCCCGGCGACGTCGCCATCATGGAGCTGGTGGAAGGGCCGGTCAGCTTCGTCGACACCCGCAACAACAAGAGGGACGGCAAGGCCCAGCTCAAGCCGATCCAGACCGTCATCAACGGCGTGCCGTTCGGCCGGCCTTATCAGGCGCCGTTCTCGGTGAGATAGATATCCGCGGGCGGGTCTCAGCTGTCGTCGAGACCCCGCGTTCCCTGGTTCCAGTCCTTCGCCCCTCGACGTAGGGCTTCGATGCTTCGAGGCAACGCTTTTCGTCGTGGGACAGGCTGGACATCCTCACGCCGTAGCGTGGAAGGTGCAAGGCATCGATCGAGAGATCGTCCGCTGCTCGCATCATGGCGGACGGCACGGCTGCGATCGTGACGCGTCGGGTAGCGCTCCGCTCATCCATCCACCGCGCTCAGGCCAGATAGTCGGGGGTGAAATCGGCGAGCCTGCGCAACTCCTCAGGCTGCAGCAGCTCGATCTCGCTGCCCTCCCATGCGATCAATCGGCGATGCCGCAGTTCCTGGATGGTGCGGTTGACGTGCACGATCGACAGGCCGCAGGCATCGGCCACGTGGCGCTGCGTCATCGGCATCTGGAAGCAGGCGTCCTTGAGAAGGCCGACGATATCCAGCCGCGCTGCGAGCTCGCAGATGAGGTGCGCGACCTTCGGCAGGGCCGTCTGCGCGCCGAGGCGGGCGATCCATTGTCGCGAGATAGCCGCATCGATCAGGGTCTCGCGCCAGAAAGCGCGGGTCAAATGGAGGGAGCCGTCGAGCAATTGGCGGAGCTGGCTGTGCCCGACGTAGCCCACGATGGTCGGGCCGAGGCCGACGAGGTCCGCATCCATCGGCGAGACCAGCAGCGTGTGCAGGCAGGGCATGTCGCCGGGAACGTGGAACGCCAGGATCTGGCTGCGGTCGCCGACGATGCGGGCCTGGTAGAGGAAGCCGCTGACGACGAAGACGCTGCGCGAGGCGGCCTCGCCCTGGCGCAGCACGATCTCGCCGTCCGCGACCTGACGCAGCGTGGAGGGCAGGCCCGCGATCTGCCGGAGTTCGTCCTCGGACAGGCCGTCAACGGTCTGGAGACGCGCTATGAACTTCGGATGCGGCATGAAACTCGCGGTGTATTTCAGTCGTCTCGCGGCGTTGATGCTTCGACGAAGCGCCGCGAGAGCTTTGCAAGGCTCCAGTCGGAGACCGGCGCAGAGCGGAACTCGCGGATGGCGCGGGCGAGTTCCTGATCGGACATCGGCCGGGCCGGCTCCGTCAGCGTGCCCTTCTCGAAGGCATCGCTGATGCAGTCGAGGTGCGCGCCCGGATCGGATGCGAACAGATCGCGGATGCGGTCCAAAATCGTTGCGGGGCTCATTCCGGGACTCGGTTCGTAGGGACGAAAGGTTGAACGCGACCCGGTCAGGCCGTCAGCCGGTTAGCAACCTGTGCCTCCGTTGCGCGTTCTAGTGCGCTGAACCCGGGGTCGACGTATCATTTGATAGCGTCGGCGCGATTTTTGGTGGTGCCATGGACAAAGCTCACGACGTGCTGATCCGGAACCTTTCCGAGCACACCTCGCTTGAGCCGGAGGATCTTGCCGAGATCCGCGGGCTCACCTTCACGCTGCGCGATTTCGAGCCGAATGAGGATTTCATCCGTCAGGGCGATGAGCCGGAACACTCGGCGCTCGTCGTTTCAGGCATGGTCGCGCGCTACCATCTTCTCGGCACCGGGGGGCGGCAATACCTGTCCTTCCACCTGACCGGCGACCTGCCGGACTCCCAGGCTCTGTTCATTGACCAGATGGATCACGGATTGAGCGCGCTGGGACCGGCCACGGTGGCCTTCATCCCGCATCGCGAATTGTTCAGGGCTTTCCGGCGCCGCCCCACATTCGCGCACTCCGTCTGGCGCGAGACGCTGCGCGATGCCGCGATCTTTCGCGAGGCCATCACCAACAACAGCGCCCGGCCGATGCAGGCGCGTATGGCGCATCTGTTCTGCGAGCTGTTCTACCGCGCCCGCACTTCGCAGCTCGTCCGCGGCAATCGCTTCCGCGTGCCGATCAGCCTGGCGCAGCTCGGCGAGACGCTGGGCATGGCGATCGCGACGGTGAACCGGACGCTTGCCGACCTCAGGCGGAGCGGCGCGATGGATCTGCGCGACGGGGAGCTCATCGTCCTGAAATGGCGCGAGCTGCAGCGGCTCGGCGATTTCAACCCGGTCTATCTGCATCTGAAGCGCCAGTCGCCGCCCCAGGCGTGAGGCCTTCGGGCGCTAGGACGTGGACTCATTAGGGCGCAGCCATAGCCTGATTGACGCGAGTTGAACGAATGCGAGGTAGTTGGCGGCGAGCCAATCGTAGCGCGTTGCCACCCGACGACATTGTTTGATCGTGTTGAAGAACCCGCTCGACCTGGTTGCGAGCACGATAGAGATAGGGGCTGAACGACAATCCGGCGAAAGCGATCTGGAGCGGACCTCAGGAAGGAAAGTGTTCGAGGTGCGTTTCCGCCGTCCGTCCCATATAGACCGCCCGCCTACCCGCGAATGACACGACGTACCCTGAACAGCCAGCCTTTGCTACTTTCTCGCAGAATCCATCGTAAGTGTAGCCAGCCACCAATTGCTGAGCCTCTCGGATGGCCGCCTGTATGGCGCCCGCGTCGAAATCCTTGGCAACCGAAAGCGTAGAGCGAGTGGGATATTCGACGCTTTGACCGTCGGGAAGATAGTAGATTGCGCGGCCTCGACGAAAATCGATCGTGTAGCTCTCAAAGCCTTCGCGAGTAAGCGCCTGAACGATTTCAGGAAACGTCATGGTATTGTTTTCAGCACCGAGCAAGCAGGACTTCGCTGTATTCTCCTGAGCAGGTGTCATTTGTCATCCTTCAGTTCATTCATATCAATATTGGCCCGAATATCGTATCGGCTTAGTTTGCAGCCAGAACAGGCCTTAATTCTTCGGAATCCAGTTTCCGTGCAGGCCTTGTGGTACACGTTGGGGCAGCCGGATCACTGCAACCGGGTCGGCGTCGACACGCGCCGCGTCGAGCAACACGAGATCGCTGGTCTGTTGCTCCTGATCGAAGGCATAAACTGCGAGATAGCCGTCGTCTTCGCCATTCGTGCCGCGCGGAATGAAGACGGCTTCGCCTGCGATCTTGTTGCCAAAG encodes the following:
- the fabF gene encoding beta-ketoacyl-ACP synthase II; amino-acid sequence: MRRVVVTGLGMVSPLGCGVEPTWKRILNGESGARRIESFDVSDLQTKYACTVVRGDGTNDSFNPDIWMEPKDQRKVDDFIIFGMAAAGQALEDANWHPESEEDKCATGTMIGSGIGGLSGIAETAILLKERGPRRVSPFFIPGRLINLASGYVSIKHGLKGPNHSVVTACSTGAHAVGDAARLIALGDADVMVAGGAESPISRIGIAGFNAARALSTGFNDTPEKASRPYDKDRDGFVMGEGAGVLVLEELEHAQRRGARIYAEVIGYGLSGDAYHITSPAPDGDGGFRSMSAALKRAGLTASDLDYINAHGTSTPLGDEIELGAVERLLGNAASKVAMSSTKSSTGHLLGAAGAIEAIFAILAIRDNVVPPTINLDNPSVETAIDLVPHTARKREVNVALSNSFGFGGTNASVILRRLVS
- the mltG gene encoding endolytic transglycosylase MltG, coding for MSERPPISPRSPRAALEPEQLPPPPKRSERARNPFVVVGNAIITLLLVAMLGAGGIYYYGRQVLEAPGPLKDDKIVNIPQRAGKRDIAETLNREGVTDVNPWVFIASVAALKASSDLKPGEYSFQKNASLRDVIATIVEGKVVQHAVTIPEGLTSEQIVARLSDNDIFTGSVRELPREGTLLPETYKFPRGTPREQVIQRMQQAHKRVLGEIWERRNQDIPVKTPEQLVTLASIVEKETGKPDERSRVAAVFTNRLKQRIKLQSDPTIIYGLVGGKGTLGRPIKRSEITQPSPYNTYVIEGLPPGPIANPGRASLEAAANPARTRDLFFVADGTGGHAFTETYDAHQKNVAKLRAMEKQIQNDTVEPAEDAPPPATAAPGTADTPTATTPARPNQQKKPPAARPAAPARQGAVQPSPPVVQR
- a CDS encoding YicC/YloC family endoribonuclease; translated protein: MALSSMTGFARSHGASGPYTFEWELKSVNAKGFDLRVRLPQGFDELEAHAKKRAGELLSRGTVYANLTVKRANAAATVRVNEDVLNAVLKAAAVIAGKVDAVAPSVDGLLAIKGVIEVAEPEGDEEEDTAARVAAAEAFDKALAELVEMRKREGTSLGQILTQRVDEVEQLAKKAEGSPGRKPEAIKARLAEQIASLLDTSDRFDSDRLMQEAILIATRADIREELDRIASHIAQARELIGKGGPIGRKLDFLAQEFHREVNTCCSKSNDIELTNTGLAMKNVVEQFREQVQNLE
- the gmk gene encoding guanylate kinase, with protein sequence MTSGGHGTDGVERRGLMFVLSSPSGAGKTTLSRLLMDRMSGLKMSVSATTRPKRPGEVDGKDYLFVDKPRFEAMVKGDELLEWATVFDNSYGTPRGPVEAALSAGQDVLFDIDWQGTQQLREKARADVVSVFILPPSAADLEKRLHSRAQDSDEVIRKRMSRASHEMSHWAEYDYIVINHNVDEAFAEVQSILKAERLKRERRTGLVGFVRGLQGQLQG
- a CDS encoding caspase family protein, which translates into the protein MRARIFDRVLGLAALALLVVTAHPASAEKRIALVVGNSAYKNITPLDNPSKDASLMAETLGLLGFTLVGGRAQLDLDKGAMDIAVQNFGRQVQGADVALFYYAGHGVQVAGSNYLVPVGANPTREADVDFQMTDVNLVLRQMQGSGTRLNLVILDACRNNPFGSRGLRASDGGLAQMRAPEGTLISYATQPGNVAQDGSDGHSPYTKALATTVRTAGLDVFQTFNQVGLAVKRATAGAQQPWVSSSPIDGTFYFVAPTETAPPKIAAMQPDPLPAERLRADPDRVPLRDAALLSELSERLYELNFDPDTPDGLTRAVTKLQQRISMTPTGEATEGLLLRMRKMEDLKPWGSIVYGPDNSKWGISWNHASRRAAVADARGNCAGAKCPIELSFYGRSCGAFAISDKSWSLVQREGVQRARDAALDECGKAGKACRIIGSVCADGSGR
- a CDS encoding amidohydrolase family protein — its product is MSVLSRRDFLALSTSAAVVGLAAPARAAMGPNDKYDLVIRGGEVLDPSQSLRARRDIGIRWGVIETVQEAIPAERALKSIDASGKLVMPGLIDLHSHVYPYGSAIGIPADELVQFQATTTVVSAGDAGVNNLAALRRFIVAQTRARMYAFVHIANNGLSAFPAAELYNIDVAQTEACAMALAENADFLLGVKVRMSENVIYKHGLEPLKRGIQACEMCGWPAKMMVHIGGVESKELMSQILDLLRPGDVLTHAYSGAPNMSNVFTNIVQEGKLLPAALAAKQRGVMFDVGHGGGSFDFTVAEIAIPGGCTPDTISSDIHVFSGNSPGIPFLPNVMSKFMTLGFTLEQVVAMATAAPAKIINRAPKIGTLQVGAPGDVAIMELVEGPVSFVDTRNNKRDGKAQLKPIQTVINGVPFGRPYQAPFSVR
- a CDS encoding Crp/Fnr family transcriptional regulator, which gives rise to MPHPKFIARLQTVDGLSEDELRQIAGLPSTLRQVADGEIVLRQGEAASRSVFVVSGFLYQARIVGDRSQILAFHVPGDMPCLHTLLVSPMDADLVGLGPTIVGYVGHSQLRQLLDGSLHLTRAFWRETLIDAAISRQWIARLGAQTALPKVAHLICELAARLDIVGLLKDACFQMPMTQRHVADACGLSIVHVNRTIQELRHRRLIAWEGSEIELLQPEELRRLADFTPDYLA
- a CDS encoding Crp/Fnr family transcriptional regulator, which translates into the protein MDKAHDVLIRNLSEHTSLEPEDLAEIRGLTFTLRDFEPNEDFIRQGDEPEHSALVVSGMVARYHLLGTGGRQYLSFHLTGDLPDSQALFIDQMDHGLSALGPATVAFIPHRELFRAFRRRPTFAHSVWRETLRDAAIFREAITNNSARPMQARMAHLFCELFYRARTSQLVRGNRFRVPISLAQLGETLGMAIATVNRTLADLRRSGAMDLRDGELIVLKWRELQRLGDFNPVYLHLKRQSPPQA
- a CDS encoding DUF1398 domain-containing protein; protein product: MTPAQENTAKSCLLGAENNTMTFPEIVQALTREGFESYTIDFRRGRAIYYLPDGQSVEYPTRSTLSVAKDFDAGAIQAAIREAQQLVAGYTYDGFCEKVAKAGCSGYVVSFAGRRAVYMGRTAETHLEHFPS